In Lolium rigidum isolate FL_2022 chromosome 3, APGP_CSIRO_Lrig_0.1, whole genome shotgun sequence, the genomic window tgccccggtttcaataagcaactccattcccttgcgtattgcttcatactcagcgacattgttggtgcaaggggtagacagcctgatggagaaggaatatgttgccccctgaggtgacacgagtagaatgccgatgccgcaaccatcatcacaagccgatccatcgaaaaacatggcccatgcacgtacgacACGGtcttgctatatcagtgttgattcgttcagcaataagatcggccaacgcctgtcctttgactgctttcgcaggttgataccggagatcaaattccgataaagcaaacatccacttaccgagtcggcctttcaacacaggagccgacagcatgtgtttgacaacatctgatttgcatatgatgacaatttccgcGGTTAGcaggatgtgacgaagcttggtgcaggtaaagaataggcagaggcacaacttctcgatctcagggtacctagtttctgcatccaacatccttctgctgaggcagAAAGCGAccctctccagaccatcatagacttgcaccaccactgaggcgatggaagtgtcgacTCATCGacgagtaaatatagaatggtccgTCTCgccggggcggaaccaacacaggtggcttcgttagatactctttaatctcgtcgaatgctcgctgttgctctgccccccagcgaaactcctcatcggatttaatttttaccaatcccatgaacggctcgattcgtcctgacaggttagagatgaaccttctgacgaagttgattttgccgatgagacactggagttcctttttcgtggtaggtggcttcattgttcgtactgcctcctgacttttcaggccgatctcaattccgcgttcatgaaccaagaagcccaagaattgaccggccgtcacaccaaaagcacacttctttggattcattcttagtccaaattttctagttcggtccaggatgcgtcgcaaatcctccaagtgtccttccactgagacagacttgaccaccacgtcatcaatgtaaatctccaccaacttgccgatcagatcatgaaagatgtaattcatggctcgttggtacattgcgccggcatttttcagtccaaatgtcatgactacatattcaaacaagcccaccgaacctggtactctgaatgcagtcttgtgtatatcttctggagccataaaaatttggttataaccggcattgccatccatgaagcttaaaaccttatgaccagcagctgcattgatcaatgtctctgctaccggcattgggtactcatcctttggagtggctctgttgagatctcgaaaatctatggcgacgcgccatcggccgtcctttttctctacaggtacgatactggaAATCCACTCAGCGTACctacatggcctgatgaacccggcgctcaacattttctcgatctctttcttgacttcttctaaaatttcggccttcatttgtcgtgctcgctgctggaacggccgaaatcctttcttaagagggagccgatgctcaatgatactcctgtctaacccgggcatctctgtgtaatcccaggcaaaacaatctgggtattctttcaacaaagctatcatcaggctcctcagatgcggatctaactttttgctgataaatgttggtcgtggcttatccccaggaccaatgtcaatctcttctagctcatcagccgatgtaaacccataccctagcttcccgtcgcctgctagatcaatgctgaacacaggcagaacgtatggtgaggataattttggccgattgctggaatcggcctcctttttgattgcattgttcaatgaaggtttacaacttatttgtactCCAccacgggagggagtctccctactacgacgacgtgacatgcttgaagtgaggtcatccctttttattttttggggccgatcgcagggatcggccttgccacgttcgtcgattgatgttgttcttgctactctgtcaggccggtggataagaccagcctcaccccgttttttgtaacttcgatgcgctcacagccgtccaaactgactccagagagcggctcttggtcttccgcgtcccaaatgttcatgccagctattgagacctcgatcgagtcatctgcatgcacgacctccacttcatctccatcccattgtatcaggcattggtgcattgtggatggaatgcagcagttggcgtgaatccaatccctccctagcaggacagcgtaggtgcttttgctgtcgacgatgaagaatgatgtatggatggtttttcggcctacggttagatccacgttcagaacgccttgcgtgctctgatgcttggccgttgaagtcgcttagtgtgacgttggttttgatcagatctgcgttagagcgtcccaaacgccgtagcatggagtatggcattatgttgactgccgctctcgtgtcaaccagcatcttgccaacaggctgcccattgatataaccctttaggtacagggccttcaaatgtttgtagctcttctctcgtggcttttcaaagataactggccgtgggccgcagtcaaactgcgctatcggcacttcttcggttcttggagcacaaaactccgagggaagtatgaacaccatatttgtgctagCCGATGCacttgcatcggcttttgtctgtttggggcgccattctttcttctgtggacgactctcctcgtccaaagtttgctgaattttcacggccagatcgggccgcgctttcctcaacgtgtgcaggtattgcgcctcggcttgctccaagctacgtagccgctgaaccctacgcttttgggagtggctgagtccatcaggacaccaccttggccggtggtacctatcctcttcttcatcttctgaatcctcaaagtcttcctcttgagatgactcagctcgtctgttctgagatgggagaggtcctagacgcttgaaaactgaaacttctcctgcgtccttcttctgctgtctacactccgggcagttgtcgattgtgggcaatcggctcattcctgaatcccagcaatgcttaaagaaagtacagtcccagtgtctatccatgtcttcctgctcccttgacttccccttagagcggtgctcatatccttcgtcgtctctatcatgccgacgatatcttcctttgtctacgtcagaccgacgatatctttcgtcatctctgtcgtaccgccgatgtcggtcatactgatgctcatatttgttaaggagatgtgcggagagtggtcgttgatatcgcacgcttctcacttgttcctcggtgaggtaccgtctgtcatcatatcggggccggtcgcgtaggccggcctcctccttttccttgccacgggagtgactgctttcttctttatccttgccatggtgataTACAGGCCCCGCCATGTTAACATCAAATGAGAAACCTGGCTgatgcctcgtggagtgattgaattccaccatgttgacgccaggaaacgggtgtgtgtccactttcatggcaaactagccaaagagcaatcggccttgttctatcgccgtttggatctgccgacgcaactctttgcagtcattggtgacatgggtgaacgaatgatgccacttgcagtatggtctcccgttcatctcttgcgccgtagggattttatggccttcgggtaacttcagctgtttttcctcaagcaataaatcgaatatctgctcagctttgctcacgtcgaagtcaaacccttttacaggcccttgttgttttacccatttgcaggacacgggagctgccccccgagcccattcagccacggctacttccaggtcttctgcagaatcctcagcttcttctgtctcgaccagggctaccggacgcttgaacttgtcttggtacaattctgggtggcgctgctcatacaatgttaatttccgagccatgtgcgccagtgaactgtagtctacttggaaagccagatccttgatcggcgttgcgaggcccaatgctgtcagatcgactgcttctttctcagttaaacgaactgaataacatcggttcctgacagtcctgaaacgttgaaggtattccgacaccgtctctccccgcttctgccgcacctgcgttagatcggcaatgccagcctcggtagcttctgagtgatattgaacatgaaactgctcttccaattgcttccacgtccggactgagtctggtggcaacgaggtgtaccacccaaaggctgatcccgtgagagattgtgcaaaaaaccttacacgcaacgggtctgatgctgaaatcatgcccaacggtgccaaatatcggctcacgtgctcaattgagctagacccttctgatccattgaattttgagaattcagggagccgatacttgggtggcagcgggatcaaatcatactcgtcggggtacggcttggaatagccgattgttttcctcttcggcaggatgccgaactggtctctcaagattgtactgatttgttccatggtctgagctgcagggaccgagttttcttgactcgttccggtggcatatttagctagccatgcctgtttctcggcgtctgctccagaaatacctgctggtgcaatctggttcgtgtgcGCCAAGGTATTGcaatccggcacgtatgtgcacacgtatccatgtgggatctctttaggcggctcatacaggaattggcaatctccaggatcgcctccaaccttgtagacgacgtacgccggtgaaccaccGTAGCTgcggagctgcaagcgcgaatggcagcggcggtctggtctggaacggtatttctccctggtgagtccctagggtaggtcctgacggagagtactggtgcttCATgacttcctgaaccacgcgaaccgcaacgcgctcaaaagcgttcaccaggctctcagaatgacggtgtagggaatgagccaccatgtaattaatttcctggcgcagagctctggtgcgttcctctgaagaggtagagaggtctacttcatcgagaacgccttcgggtgagaaccctttccacctaatgccatgtgaacgggtcttcgtgaaagagccgatgagatcggcttctaagatggcttttatctcatcatatttcttcttgtgctcctccgggagctctgcgtacgtgactggttcgtccgccatctcagctgcagattttgacatggttgctgtagaaggtcccaccgggcgtgccagaatgtgttgcccaccaaaacccaccggcgagcagcgacgggcaacacggagagccgggaggctcccaggactgctggtgggccctggtccctcgagcaacggcccgcaatgctccggcacacgtcccggctggtgcgagggcgtgccacctgacctatacctggtcaggaaggtgatggattgcttcgattagtttcctgcatggcaaacacgtaaacattaaatacgagccccgatcggctctaaggttaccctgtgaatcggctcaaagagccgattaccccatggttcacgttggatttacgataacatggggatcctgcttaatcaaaaccaagataaatcaatctacgacagtctagggttttcaccgcataaccggaacatcctacacgtagttgagcctagcagatacgtaagataatagaaaactagtcctaaagaggcctaaaaacaaatataacgtcgattcccggaacaatccttctaggatcagcaaactataccttacgcgctaccggatcgttcaaccctgtttgcaaggcctaaccatgcggatatcaaactaatccttgaagaacaagaaacGACTATAAcacatcagatctactaaataaagactaagcaagatgctgcccttacacccaagataggtgtaagggcagctagatattgaggggcagcgtagctaagcaagcatatcatgaaagtatcgacgtcagccccaaaacatctatgataagggtgttgctcgccatcaacaaggcttcagcacgagcaacaccaagcaacgaataaacagacactgcctagatcgcaagatgcgatctaggcagcatgacgcttacccggaagaaaccctcgaaacaaggggtggcgatgcgcctagattggtttgttgtgaacgtgatcgtcctcccttctcaataaccctaggtacatatttatagtccgtagactctctatctCGGAAATAAACCTagttgtgtacgactaaactctatctcttaattctaaacataaaacgtaatctaccataatatacagatacacgggcaatctagcccaaactctcgcacaaggccgattcagagacactttatatgcaggtcctctaagcccatcttcgatcacggcccatctcctgctctggcgaaattctggtgataacaagtagaAGTGCCTATTTCCTCTAACTCTTCGAGTGAACATGTTGAGGAGAACACTAGGTTGTAAGGCCCAGTTGTCGAAACGCCTTGCCCTTGCCATCCAACAAGAAAAATTCGGCAAGGAAGGGATTGGGGAAGAAGGGTGCCCATGAGGCGGAGAGTCCGGCCCCACCTCTAGGGGCTATGCCGAGAAGCATAACACCCGTGAGGCGGAAATTCTAACCCCACCTCTTGGGTCTATGCCGAGAAGCATAACAGTAACTATGTTCTTTTTCGCAATTACTATCGTGAAATTTGTGGTCATTATGTTGGTACTTTTGGTGgttatgttgattggactatttaggTGCCTAAAACCCTTGTTATTAACATGAGAGGGCCCATTGCAAAATGGATACCTAAAAACAAGAATTGATTTCTTGTAGTACCTTTGAGTGTTCTGGTGGATCTAGATGGGTGTTCGATAGTGACACCACTAATCATACGATCGGAAGCAAAGACATCGTCATGGATTTGAGGCCTAATATTTCTAATGCTATTGTATCCTATGGCGACAAAACACACTCAAACGTAATGGATCTCGCCAAGGTGGtgctttttttttgataaagggaatatattaatatcaaaaagataccaattacacccagcctctgcaacaacgcaccaccctaatggcactacggatgcacacagccaaaaaaagaaaagaaaactaagaaacaaaagtcccgctacagtatctcgggcctaacagcagcaatacatccaccgccaagacaacaccggaaatacagactctccaaaaacgacgcctccaagaagggaacagtgctctaacaccgtcgccgcccgatcaacgatcttaggttttcaccctgaagatagtccccgctctcaaaacaatgcctccaacaaggtcattgccaggcacaaccagttaaggccaaaccttgggttttcaccctgaaaggtaggactctgaatttcacctgtgttgtcgcccccactttcataccgctgttgtgaaacccggaacaccaagcaagtccctcaacagcgcgaagacttgaacctcccttagctagtcctcccctccggccttcatgaacttctcattcttccgactttcatcatggatccatagccaAGGTGGTGCTAACACCGGACGTTTCACTCATAAACGTCAAGCTTGTAGAGACCCTACTATTTGTCCATCAACTTGGTTTTACGGGTCTCGCGACCTTCTTTGGTGTTGATTTCGTGATTcttttgtggagcaagacactcaaaAGAATGTTTTTTGTCAGTATACAGAAAACGGTTCGTATGTGGCTGACTTTTCAGGGAATACCACTACAACCGCTATTTCCCTATTAGCAAAAAAATTGTGGGATTATAGACACATTTCATGGTTACACGTTTAACCTTTGCAGACCTTTTTAGATGTGTTGTCGTGCTTTAGCAGCACGGTAGCAAATTAACCAAAGTGTTTGTAGCACTGTGCATGATTTGTACATGTTGTCGCGGAATGAAATGCATGCCTTGCCAATTCATGTTGGATGAGCCATCGGCCTCCTGTACGCGATGCAAAAGCCGGGGCCTCTTAAATTTCACACAGTGGGCTATTCACCTCTGGCTCTCAAGTAGTCCTTCCTTTAAGGCGTGGGCCAGGTGGATCCATCGGTCTGTATATCATTCATGTGACGTTGTTGATGGAAAGAGAAAGGAAAGCGTAGTATACAGATCGATCAGCAGCAAGAAagtgaaaataaaccatcacagtaGCGTCACAGGTGTACGTACACGACAGCAAGTGAAAAGGGAGCTCACTCACTCGCTCCCATTCAGGAAGCTCGCTCCTATATATACGCAACAAGCTTGAGACACTGCACGGCCAGGAAAAGACGAGATCAAATCAATCAAGAGATCAAGTCAGAGCGCGCGCGCGTGTGTGTGATCGAACAGAAGTAGTCGACCGGTCATGGGTAGGCCGCCGTGCTGCGACAAGGTGGGCGTGAAGAAGGGTCCGTGGACGCCGGAGGAGGACATCATCCTGGTGTCCTACATCCAGGAGAACGGCCCCGGCAACTGGCGGTCGGTGCCGGTGAGCACCGGCCTGATGCGATGCAGCAAGAGCTGCCGCCTCCGCTGGACCAACTACCTCCGCCCCGGCATCAAGCGCGGCAACTTCACGCCCCACGAGGAAGGCGTCATCGTCCACCTCCAGTCGCTCCTCGGCAACAGGTATGTACCTTCATCGATCGATCTTGGTCTCGGTGTGAAATCGTGTTCTCCATGGCGGTGATGATCAATATCTTGCTTTGCTTTGAGTGTAGATGGGCGGCGATCGCGTCGTACCTGCCGCGGAGGACGGACAACGACATCAAGAACTACTGGAACACGCACCTcaagaagaagctcaggaagcagcaGGCCATGGGCGCCATCTTCGCGGCGCCTCAGGGTCCGGGGTCCTCCTCCGCCACAGCAGCAGACGGCAATTTCGACCAACATCAACACCATGACATGATCTCCAAGGTCGACTACGGCTACGGCGCTGCCGACAACACGGAGGTCTCGCAG contains:
- the LOC124699285 gene encoding transcription factor MYB60-like — translated: MGRPPCCDKVGVKKGPWTPEEDIILVSYIQENGPGNWRSVPVSTGLMRCSKSCRLRWTNYLRPGIKRGNFTPHEEGVIVHLQSLLGNRWAAIASYLPRRTDNDIKNYWNTHLKKKLRKQQAMGAIFAAPQGPGSSSATAADGNFDQHQHHDMISKVDYGYGAADNTEVSQLIARRPHSPFAADAATDVCSSSSYASSVDNISKLLDGFMKSSQLPPLQNYSDGDDVKPRVSPLLSFDGMSGTGSSAETSFTASVQQPASIGGAVSYDDETKQKLQAHQAPLCSIEQWLFDEAAELELSDECYSVPMLF